Proteins from a genomic interval of Chryseobacterium indologenes:
- the traN gene encoding conjugative transposon protein TraN, giving the protein MKSIIKKILITICAMLGFVYSHAQTITDSLNHQLDSEHVEPYHITVTYNKTTHLIFPSAIRYVDLGSEFLTAGKADDADNVLRIKAAVKDFEDESNFSVITDDGKFYSFSVFYSSYPEILTYNLDPMDKSVSNSRANIHLEDLGFSPYVPDQLMEAIYKKNRNNIRHIASRSFGILFSLKGIYIYQGKYYFNTQIQNKTNVSYQIDFINFKIVDKKVAKRTVFQEKPLNIVRTYSDIAEVPDNKTSREVYLLDQFTLDHDKILVIELFEKNGGRHQRLEVENEDLLRAVLLKDLPLKIK; this is encoded by the coding sequence ATGAAATCGATCATTAAAAAAATATTAATAACGATTTGTGCAATGCTTGGTTTTGTTTATTCGCATGCACAAACAATTACAGACTCATTAAATCATCAGTTAGATTCAGAACACGTTGAGCCTTATCACATCACTGTAACGTATAATAAAACAACGCACCTTATCTTTCCATCTGCGATCCGTTATGTTGATCTGGGAAGTGAATTTCTCACTGCGGGAAAAGCTGATGATGCGGACAATGTATTACGGATCAAAGCAGCAGTGAAAGATTTTGAAGATGAATCCAATTTCTCAGTGATTACGGATGACGGAAAATTTTATAGCTTCAGTGTTTTTTACAGTTCTTATCCCGAGATCCTAACCTATAACCTTGATCCAATGGATAAATCCGTATCAAACTCCAGAGCCAATATACATCTGGAAGACCTGGGTTTTTCTCCTTATGTTCCCGATCAGCTCATGGAAGCTATCTATAAAAAAAACCGGAACAATATCAGGCACATTGCTTCCAGAAGTTTTGGAATTCTCTTTAGTCTGAAAGGGATTTACATATACCAGGGGAAATATTACTTTAATACGCAGATTCAGAATAAAACCAATGTTTCCTATCAGATAGACTTTATAAATTTTAAAATAGTCGATAAAAAAGTAGCAAAACGTACTGTATTTCAAGAGAAACCACTAAATATCGTACGGACTTACAGCGATATTGCCGAAGTTCCGGACAACAAAACGAGCCGTGAAGTTTATCTGCTGGATCAGTTCACACTTGATCATGATAAAATACTTGTAATTGAGCTTTTTGAAAAGAATGGTGGAAGGCATCAACGACTTGAAGTTGAAAATGAGGATCTACTCCGTGCAGTACTATTAAAGGATCTACCACTAAAAATTAAATAA
- a CDS encoding DUF3872 domain-containing protein produces MKTFLDTKFQYSWFILLMSIGLLFSCKNDDLDIQQNFPFEVVVLPVNKAIAVGQTEAISMKIKNTGSFSGVQYFFRYFQYDGNGNLIYEIGKTGKKAFLPNKVYFLSDAKSSEITFYYTSQSNVQQSFDIWILDNFGNERQLSFQFNSID; encoded by the coding sequence ATGAAAACATTCTTAGATACAAAATTCCAGTATAGCTGGTTCATTTTATTAATGAGTATTGGCTTATTATTTTCCTGTAAAAATGATGATCTTGATATTCAGCAGAACTTCCCATTTGAGGTTGTTGTCCTTCCTGTTAACAAAGCAATTGCAGTCGGCCAGACGGAGGCAATTTCCATGAAAATCAAAAATACAGGAAGTTTTTCTGGTGTTCAATATTTCTTCCGGTATTTTCAGTATGACGGAAATGGAAATCTGATCTATGAGATTGGGAAGACAGGGAAAAAAGCCTTTCTACCCAATAAAGTATACTTTCTTTCCGATGCCAAGAGTTCGGAGATCACCTTCTATTACACATCGCAATCCAATGTCCAGCAATCATTTGACATTTGGATACTCGATAATTTTGGCAATGAAAGACAATTGAGCTTTCAATTTAACAGTATTGATTAA
- a CDS encoding DNA polymerase III subunit alpha codes for MLLNLHSYYSLRYGTISVKDLIEGIRKYGFDTAVLTDMNNSSATIDFIRQCREAGINGLAGMEFRNNCKLLYIGIAKNEKGFRELNEFMTAHNRDKTLLPPIAPGFRDVFIIYPYGSIQEAALRDNEFIGIRPSELTRYIVAPKRFMDRYVILSPVSFKQDDFQLHKQLRAIDNNILISQLPADQMAEKDEIFVHKEKLMQIYGLVPELIANTEKLLSECRFDFDFKGSKNKKTFTGNRYDDKQLLFKYAMDGFERRYGSNDKIARDRVLHELDIIHELNFSSYFLITDDICRYARNRNFHYVGRGSGANSIIAYCLGITDVCPIELNLYFERFLNPKRKSPPDFDVDFSWRDRDEIYDYIFKRYQGEHTALMGAMGTFRDRSIIRELGKVYGLPKPEIDRLISDPSNMLNKNEVTRTILGVYNQMADFPNQRTIHASGVLISENPLTCYSALDYPPKNLPTMQFDMYVAEEIGFEKFDILSQRGIGHIEDCREIVRTNRGEAIETSDPKRFFNDPKIADQLRSAHTVGCFYIESPAMRQLISKLKCDDYLTLVAASSIIRPGVASSGMMGTFIERHLNPEKVEYIHPAFKQELEDTYGVMVYQEDVMKIGHRFGGLDLADADVLRRMMSGKYRNKNHMLEIEDKFFSHCRNQNYPEEISREVWRQMESFAGYSFNKAHSASFAVESYQSLFLKTYYPLEFMVAVLNNHGGFYDREVYVNEAKKAGANICLPCINRSIFDTSIIGKDIYLGFDCILNLETKLAQSISEERKKNGPYLGIEDFNQRTGAGLEQIIILIRCGAFGFLDVDKKELLWEAHLILNSNKNMNFQLGQLFQSSNEKPKLPVLITDPLEDIYDEIELMGFPVSGSIFDLAKSNYRGNACADNMSLFAGQTVRIVAYMVAEKWVKTKTGKPMKFGTFLDNNGDFIDTVHFTQSLLKFPLRGKGLYLIEGRVTIEYGCPSIDVQRCAKMPIRPDPRSI; via the coding sequence ATGCTGCTCAATTTACATAGTTATTATAGTCTACGATATGGTACAATAAGCGTAAAGGATCTGATTGAGGGTATCCGCAAGTATGGATTTGACACAGCTGTACTCACGGACATGAATAATTCTTCAGCAACAATTGATTTTATCAGACAGTGCAGGGAAGCTGGTATAAATGGACTTGCAGGAATGGAATTTCGTAATAATTGTAAGCTTCTCTATATCGGAATCGCAAAGAACGAAAAAGGTTTCAGGGAACTCAACGAATTTATGACTGCCCACAATCGTGATAAAACATTATTGCCACCAATAGCACCTGGCTTTCGGGATGTTTTTATAATTTATCCTTATGGAAGTATTCAAGAAGCTGCTCTTCGGGATAATGAATTTATAGGAATACGGCCTTCGGAGCTTACCCGTTATATCGTTGCTCCAAAACGTTTTATGGATCGATATGTAATCCTTTCCCCCGTATCATTTAAACAGGATGATTTTCAGTTGCATAAACAGTTGCGCGCTATTGATAACAATATTCTGATATCACAGCTTCCTGCTGATCAGATGGCGGAGAAAGATGAAATATTTGTTCATAAGGAAAAATTAATGCAAATATATGGCCTGGTTCCTGAGTTGATTGCAAATACAGAAAAGTTACTTTCAGAATGCCGTTTTGATTTTGACTTCAAGGGTTCCAAAAATAAAAAGACTTTTACGGGAAACCGTTATGACGATAAACAATTATTGTTTAAGTACGCTATGGACGGGTTTGAACGACGGTATGGATCAAATGACAAAATTGCCAGAGATCGGGTTCTGCATGAACTGGATATCATTCATGAGCTGAATTTTTCCAGTTATTTCCTCATAACCGATGATATATGCCGTTATGCAAGAAACAGGAACTTTCATTATGTCGGTAGAGGCAGCGGAGCCAATAGTATTATCGCATACTGTCTTGGGATAACTGATGTTTGTCCAATCGAACTGAACCTTTATTTTGAACGGTTCCTTAACCCTAAAAGGAAAAGTCCACCCGACTTTGACGTTGACTTTTCATGGCGGGATCGGGATGAGATATATGATTATATTTTCAAAAGATATCAGGGCGAACATACTGCTCTCATGGGAGCAATGGGAACTTTTCGTGACCGTTCGATCATAAGGGAACTTGGAAAGGTTTATGGACTTCCCAAACCTGAAATTGATCGACTGATCAGTGACCCCTCCAATATGCTCAACAAAAATGAAGTTACCAGGACAATCCTGGGAGTTTATAATCAAATGGCAGATTTTCCCAATCAACGTACGATACATGCCTCCGGTGTGCTGATATCGGAAAATCCGCTGACCTGCTATTCTGCGCTGGATTATCCGCCCAAAAACCTGCCGACAATGCAGTTTGATATGTATGTTGCCGAGGAAATAGGGTTTGAAAAATTTGATATTTTATCACAGAGAGGAATCGGACATATTGAGGATTGCAGGGAAATCGTTAGAACCAATAGGGGCGAAGCCATCGAAACTTCCGATCCTAAACGTTTCTTTAACGATCCAAAGATTGCAGATCAGCTAAGGTCAGCCCATACCGTCGGATGCTTCTATATTGAATCCCCGGCAATGAGGCAGCTCATAAGTAAATTGAAATGCGATGATTATTTGACGCTTGTCGCTGCAAGTTCAATAATTAGACCCGGAGTAGCGTCGTCGGGAATGATGGGGACTTTTATTGAAAGGCATCTAAACCCTGAAAAAGTTGAGTATATCCATCCGGCATTTAAACAGGAACTCGAAGATACCTATGGTGTAATGGTATATCAAGAAGATGTAATGAAGATCGGTCACCGCTTTGGGGGATTGGATCTGGCTGATGCGGACGTACTGCGTAGAATGATGTCCGGCAAATACCGAAATAAGAATCATATGCTCGAAATTGAAGATAAATTTTTCTCCCATTGCAGGAACCAGAATTATCCGGAAGAAATATCCCGTGAAGTATGGCGGCAGATGGAAAGCTTTGCCGGATATTCGTTTAATAAAGCGCACTCCGCATCTTTTGCCGTGGAGAGTTACCAAAGCCTTTTTTTGAAGACTTACTATCCGCTTGAATTTATGGTTGCAGTGCTGAATAATCATGGCGGTTTCTATGACCGTGAAGTGTATGTGAACGAAGCAAAAAAAGCAGGCGCTAATATTTGTCTGCCCTGTATAAACAGAAGTATATTCGATACCTCAATAATTGGTAAAGATATCTACCTTGGTTTTGACTGTATTTTGAATCTGGAAACAAAACTGGCACAGTCGATCTCAGAAGAACGGAAGAAAAATGGCCCGTATCTGGGGATTGAAGATTTCAATCAAAGGACAGGAGCAGGGCTTGAACAGATCATCATTCTGATACGTTGCGGAGCCTTCGGATTTCTTGACGTTGATAAAAAGGAACTGCTGTGGGAGGCACATCTGATCCTTAATTCCAATAAAAACATGAACTTTCAGTTGGGCCAACTCTTCCAGAGTTCAAACGAAAAACCGAAACTTCCAGTCCTCATTACCGATCCGCTGGAAGATATTTATGATGAGATTGAACTGATGGGTTTTCCTGTTTCGGGCAGTATTTTTGATCTGGCAAAATCAAATTATCGAGGTAATGCATGCGCCGATAATATGTCCTTATTCGCAGGTCAGACGGTAAGGATCGTCGCCTATATGGTAGCTGAAAAATGGGTAAAGACGAAAACCGGTAAACCCATGAAATTTGGAACCTTCCTGGATAACAACGGTGACTTTATAGACACCGTGCATTTCACACAGAGCCTGCTCAAATTCCCCCTTCGTGGAAAAGGATTATACCTGATAGAAGGTAGAGTTACCATTGAATATGGATGCCCATCAATAGACGTTCAAAGATGTGCAAAAATGCCCATAAGACCTGATCCAAGAAGTATATAG
- a CDS encoding molybdenum ABC transporter permease — protein MIPLLVMGIGFLILGLALRYWINRRKFYRRGPAGAEGFSSYERSVIVTLAERFGKWIAYALIILGIGFLWTARTFKKDQERRQKSIEAYQK, from the coding sequence ATGATACCGTTATTAGTTATGGGCATTGGCTTTTTAATTCTCGGACTGGCTTTACGTTATTGGATCAACAGGCGTAAATTCTACCGTCGTGGTCCCGCAGGCGCAGAAGGCTTTTCCAGTTATGAGCGATCCGTCATTGTAACCTTAGCAGAAAGATTTGGCAAATGGATAGCGTATGCACTGATCATTTTAGGTATTGGTTTTTTATGGACTGCAAGAACTTTCAAAAAAGATCAGGAAAGACGCCAAAAGAGTATTGAAGCCTATCAGAAATAA
- a CDS encoding conjugal transfer protein TraO gives MKKILSIFLMVLLPFTSILAQRLLPYQKGLQVTAGMFSNDQPKDNYFVNLELTQNHKKGNYHFFSAEYQRRTTFYTENPIPIETYLLSGGYSFHVIGLPNKIVNLNSAVEASGGYQLVNHNKLLLADGSQINNESSFVYGAGGRLTLETYLTNFIILSLQARAKYVWGTNFNQFRPSAGIGLRFNL, from the coding sequence ATGAAAAAGATATTAAGCATATTCTTAATGGTTCTATTGCCATTTACGTCAATTTTGGCGCAACGATTACTACCTTATCAAAAAGGTTTACAGGTCACTGCTGGCATGTTTTCCAATGATCAGCCAAAGGACAATTATTTTGTGAATCTGGAGCTGACACAAAATCACAAAAAAGGAAACTATCATTTCTTTTCAGCAGAATATCAGCGTAGGACAACATTCTATACTGAAAACCCCATTCCGATTGAAACTTATTTATTATCGGGGGGATATAGTTTCCATGTTATAGGCTTACCAAATAAAATTGTGAATTTAAATTCAGCAGTTGAAGCCAGTGGTGGTTATCAGTTGGTCAATCACAACAAACTATTGCTAGCGGATGGTTCACAAATCAACAATGAAAGCAGTTTTGTGTACGGTGCCGGAGGCAGGCTGACCCTAGAGACATATCTGACCAATTTTATTATCCTATCCTTACAGGCCAGAGCGAAATACGTTTGGGGAACAAATTTTAATCAGTTCCGTCCTTCCGCGGGTATTGGCCTTCGTTTTAACCTTTAA
- a CDS encoding Vgr family protein: protein MFQEEKDLSQTGKYSDKMNYENEFKKNVNIENLKSDALKAQDAISSGNQMFNKPITPNEAEISNKKIWSNQPTSKIFNAHAIPENAIAGINRVINLDIHVEGKQIRHFKHFRLKQKASNHHKFEMVLAHDALGDPENHNLENAQAFLGKRITVVFKYKDVDQSPERNFVGVITEIGFSQEKGSLGDIVFKGYSPTILLDAAPHIQSFGGSQPISLNSVANEVIKEALDQGKFDFRVDSQHGNISYSCQYEETHFNYLSRIAEAYGEQFFYDGEILHFGKLPPQEKPIKLVYGSNLSDVKIKMKAQHVKPTFYGYNSSKDEKFIGSSSKITHTSDIAKRAYEISERTFQTPSLRVAPIKAISFMDIDASQRGTAGSKAAEVLVTSGKTSLPFLYPGCITDIEMRKPDSNETTFFTKLMVIEALHQVDARGYYEGSFKAIASDTGFLPRPEYINPLAEPQFAKVISNTDPQNQGRVQVQLDWQKGQDTTEFIRVMSPDAGSSDKVGKNRGFMSIPEVGDQVIVNYVHLHPDRPFVMGGMYHGGIGAGGGEGNNIKSLSSKSGNKLELNDGEGSVFLTDQGGANMKFDGAGNANTNATKNKSVSVGEKNTVTVGDIHKTDVGNGQSVLTMGKDGVIDLSSLEKLTLKVGDNSLEISTAGIKVNGAKIEITGEGSWSGGNVFIN from the coding sequence ATGTTTCAAGAAGAAAAGGATCTTTCCCAAACCGGAAAGTATTCGGATAAGATGAATTATGAAAACGAATTCAAAAAAAATGTAAATATTGAAAACCTGAAAAGCGATGCTTTAAAAGCCCAAGATGCTATAAGTTCAGGAAACCAGATGTTTAATAAGCCGATAACTCCTAATGAGGCGGAAATTTCCAATAAAAAGATCTGGAGCAATCAACCGACTTCAAAAATTTTCAATGCCCATGCAATCCCGGAAAACGCAATTGCAGGTATTAATCGGGTTATAAATCTTGACATTCATGTTGAAGGTAAGCAAATCAGACATTTTAAACATTTTAGATTAAAACAGAAGGCATCTAACCATCATAAGTTTGAAATGGTTCTTGCCCACGATGCACTGGGAGATCCTGAAAACCATAATCTTGAAAACGCACAGGCTTTTCTAGGGAAAAGAATCACCGTTGTTTTTAAATATAAAGATGTGGATCAAAGCCCTGAGAGAAATTTTGTAGGTGTTATTACAGAGATTGGATTTAGTCAGGAAAAAGGCAGTTTAGGAGACATCGTTTTTAAGGGCTATAGTCCAACGATCCTATTAGATGCAGCTCCACATATACAAAGTTTTGGAGGTTCGCAACCGATAAGTTTGAACAGCGTTGCAAATGAAGTGATTAAAGAAGCCCTGGATCAAGGAAAATTTGATTTTCGTGTTGATTCTCAGCATGGTAATATTTCTTACAGTTGTCAATATGAGGAAACACATTTTAATTATCTGTCAAGAATCGCCGAGGCTTATGGTGAGCAGTTTTTTTATGATGGAGAGATTCTTCATTTTGGCAAATTGCCACCACAGGAGAAACCGATAAAATTGGTTTATGGAAGTAATTTAAGTGATGTAAAGATCAAAATGAAGGCACAGCATGTTAAACCAACTTTTTATGGTTACAATAGTAGTAAAGATGAAAAGTTTATCGGAAGCAGTTCAAAAATTACACATACTTCAGACATTGCAAAACGTGCTTATGAGATTTCAGAACGCACTTTTCAAACACCTTCTTTACGTGTTGCCCCTATCAAAGCGATATCTTTTATGGATATTGATGCTTCCCAAAGAGGTACGGCAGGGAGCAAAGCCGCTGAGGTACTCGTTACCTCTGGGAAAACAAGTTTGCCATTTCTTTATCCAGGATGCATAACGGATATAGAAATGCGAAAACCGGACTCCAATGAGACTACTTTTTTTACGAAATTAATGGTTATTGAAGCTCTTCATCAGGTAGATGCCAGAGGCTATTATGAAGGATCATTTAAAGCAATTGCCTCCGATACGGGCTTTCTTCCAAGACCGGAATATATCAATCCATTAGCGGAGCCCCAGTTTGCAAAAGTAATATCCAATACCGATCCACAAAATCAAGGAAGAGTACAGGTACAGCTTGACTGGCAAAAGGGCCAGGATACCACGGAGTTTATCCGCGTTATGTCACCAGATGCTGGAAGCAGCGATAAAGTTGGAAAAAACCGGGGATTTATGTCAATTCCGGAAGTTGGTGACCAGGTAATTGTCAATTATGTCCATCTGCATCCTGATCGGCCTTTTGTTATGGGAGGAATGTATCACGGTGGGATTGGCGCCGGAGGAGGAGAAGGAAATAATATCAAAAGTCTTAGTAGTAAAAGTGGAAATAAGCTAGAATTGAATGACGGTGAAGGATCTGTTTTCCTTACAGATCAAGGTGGTGCGAACATGAAATTTGATGGTGCCGGGAATGCGAACACCAATGCTACCAAGAATAAATCTGTTTCAGTTGGTGAAAAAAATACGGTAACTGTTGGAGATATCCACAAAACAGATGTTGGAAACGGTCAAAGTGTTCTTACCATGGGAAAAGATGGTGTTATTGATTTAAGTTCGCTGGAAAAGCTAACCTTAAAAGTTGGTGACAACAGTCTTGAAATTTCAACGGCAGGAATTAAGGTCAACGGAGCAAAAATAGAAATTACTGGTGAAGGTTCCTGGAGTGGTGGAAACGTATTTATTAATTAA